TTCGCCGGGCCGATGAAGGCCGGGGAGAAGGCGTTCTTGAACTTCTCGTGCATCCCGAAAGACGTGGTGCCGGAGGACGCCGCGGCCATCGAAGGCGAGCTCGAGATCGTCGGCTTCACCGGCAAGGAGAGCAAGAAGGCCGACACCTACTGGAAGAACGAAGACCTGGTGCCCAAGGACCGCCCCAAGGGCGGCATCAAGAAGAAGTAGGCAGCCGGTAGTGCTTCTCGAGGATGCGGGCGGTGAAGGTCGCGCGTAGGTAGAACCCGCGCGGCAGCGCCGCGAAGGGCGCGCCGTCCGCATCGAAACCCCGGCGGCGGGAGCGGCTGTTGGCCGCCTTGGGGCGCACTTGCATCACTTGCCCCATCTGCCCGGTGATGCTCTCCACGTCCCCGCGGCCGATGAGCCCCGACAGCTCGTCCCAATCGAAGCGCAGGGCGGCTTCTTCGTCCGCGTCCGGGCTCCACAAGAGCGGTTCCCCCAAGTGGCGCTCTGCGGGAGGGATGCTGCGCTCTCCTTCCACCGGGACCCACAGCACGCGCGACAATTTTCGTCGCACCCAGGAGTGCTCCCACTCCACGTCGCCCACCTCGCCCAGGTCGATGGTGCACACGAAGGTCGACTCCGCGGGACGCCCCCGACGGTCCACCGGCAGGGTCTTGAGCTCCACGCCGATCTCCGCGAAGTCCGGCTGTGCCCGAGACCCGGCCGTCGCGCCCAGCGCCGCCTCCACCACTTGCCCCACGAAGCCCTTGGCCCGCCGGAGATCTGGCGGCGCGCTCAGCCCCAGTCGGGTCGAGAGCTCGCCCAGGGTCACGCCGGCCAGGGCCCGGGCTCGGGACAAAAGCTCGGCTTCGCTCTGGGGCGGGCTCGCCATGGGCTGAATATGGACGAACATTGCACGGCTTTCTCCCCTGGTTTAGGAGGAAGGGACCGTGCGGGTCGCAGTTTCAGGTGTGATCGTCCTCGCCGTCGCCGCTCTTCCGGCGTGCGCCAGCAAGGAGAACACCGCGCCGAAGCCGGCGCCCAGCGCCGAAGCGCCGGTCACCGAAACCAGCGCCGCCCCGGTGGCCAGCGTGGCTCCCGCGGCTCCCGACAAACCCAAGGACGACGGCCCGCGGCTGTACGTGAAGAGCCGCTTCGCCTGGGTACACCCACAGCCTGGCTCCGAGGGCTGGATCGGCTATCTGTGGTCCGGCGCCTCGGTGAAGCTCAAGCAGGCCGAGCCGGTGGTGGGCCCGGGCTGCAGCAAGTGGGTGGCCATCGAGCCCCGCGGCTACGTGTGCGCCGACGGTGAGCGTGCCACCTTGGATCCCAAGGACCCCGCGTACCAGGTGCTCGCCAAGTACGCTCCACGCCTCGACACCGCGTGGCCCCATGACTACGGCGAGTCCCGCGGTCTCATCCGCTACAAGACGATCCCCACGCCGGAGGAGCAGCGCCGCCGCGAGTGGGATCTCGTCGACCACATGAAAGAGGTGCAGGCGGCCCTCGAAGGCAAGCCTCGGGATGCGTCCCTCGAGGGCGTGGATCTCACACCGGCCCCGAGCACGCCCATCGAGCTCGGCGAGCTTCCGGGCACCGCCCGCGAGCCCCGCAATCGCCTGCTGCCCACCTCCACCGTGGCGTGGATCGCTCAGACTCACGCCGAAGGTCGCGACTGGCTGCTCTCGGCAGACATGATGTGGGCGCCGAAAGATCGCGTGATGGTCTACCCCAAGGTCACCTTCCACGGGGTGGAGCTCGGAAAGGGCGTGCAGCTGCCCTTGGCGTTCTTCCGCGGGGAAGACCGCGACAAATTCGAGCGCAAGGCCGACGGCAGCTTCGTGCCCGCGGGCGACAAGTTCCTGCGCCTGAGCTACGTGCAGCTCACCGGCAAGAGCGAAGACAAAGACGGCGAAACCTACCTGGAGACCCGCGACGGCGGCCGCTGGGTGAAGAAGAAAGAAGCCGTCGTGCCGGAGCCGTCGAGCACCACGCCCTGGGGCGCTCCCGTGGGAGGAGCCGACACCAAGGACGCCCCCGCCGGCCGTCGCACCTGGATCGAGGCGAGCGTGTGGAAGGGCTGGCTGGTCGCCTTCGAAGGCACGAAGCCCGTGTACGCCACCATGATCTCCCCCGGTCGCGGCGGCACCCCCGTGCGCGGCAAGACACCCCTGGAAACCGCCTCCACGCCCACCGGCAGCTTCAAGATCACCGGCAAGTTCGCCACCGCGACCATGGTCGCCCCCCACGAGTACATCCACTCCGACGTACCCTGGACGCAGAACTTCAGCGGCCCCCACGCGCTGCACGGCGCCTACTGGCACGACAACTGGGGCAACCGCATGAGCGCCGGCTGCGTGAACGTCTCTCCCATCGACGGCAAGTGGCTGTTCGAGTTCACCGAGCCGGAGCTACCCCCGGGCTGGCACGGCGTGCGCTGGCGCCCCAGCGAAGAGCCGGCCACCACGTTCATCGTCCACGACTGACATTTGTTTTTGTTTGTCGGGGCGGCGCGGCTACGACTCGCCGCCATGGCGGCGAAGAAACCGAATTGGTCGAAGCTCGAGACGACTTTGGGCACGGCCGAAGACGTCCCGGAGCTGCTCGCGGCGCTCTCGTCCTCGTCGAAACAGAAACGGCGGGCCGCGCTCTCGGAGCTTTCGCTCTTGCTCGTCGAAGACGGCGATCGCAGCGAAGCCGCGGTCTTCGTGATCCCGGAGCTTGCGGCGCGCCTCGGTCGGTCGAACAGCGAGGATCGTCTGGCGCTCTTGGAGCTTCTGTCCTGGCTCGCCGCGTCGGAGCCCGGCGCCGCCTGCGCGGCGCATCTCGTGCCGGTGCACGACGGTGACGGCTGGCATCGCGTCGGAGAAACGAACACCCTCGCCTACCTCGCGGTGGAGGCCCACTCGAAGGAAGTCGCGGCGGCGCTCTCGGATCGCGATCCCGCGGTGCGCGGCGCGGCGCTGGGCGTCTTGTGCCTCGCGCCCCCGAAGTCCGCCGCCCTCCTGCTCCCCGCCCTCGAAGATACGGTTCCCGCCCTCGCCGCCCTCGCGGCGTTGGCGCTGGTGAAGCAGGCCCGGTACTGGGGTGTGGCGCTGGACGACCGCGCCCTTGTCGGAAAGCCGAAAGGCGCCGCCGCGCTGCTGCTGGCGAGCGCGCGACTACTCCACGAAGACGGCGCAGCAGCGTGGTCGACCTTGATGGGTCAGCTCGAAAAGCTGAAGAAGCTCGCGGCGCCGGAGAAGGACACGCGTATGCTCCCCCAGGCGCTCCGAGGCAGCGGCCTGGTCGCGTTCTGCTTCGCCATCCTGGCGCGCTCTGCCGCCGCGGACCACGCCCGCTTGGCCCGACTCCTCGCGCGTGCTCCCCAGGCGGTGGACGAAGACACGCTGGTGCTGCTCGCCGAAGCGCTGTTCTCGCGGGAGGACGTCACCCTGCGAGGCGCGCGACCCGAGCGGTTGAGCGAGTCCCAACGCGCGTTCGTCGCTCTGCTGGCCAACACGGATCCTTTCACCTCTACGCCCCACGAAGCGGTCATCGCACGCGGCGTGCCCATCAGTCCGTTGGATGGCATGACGTCATCCTTCGCCAGAGCTGCCGAGAGCTACCTCGGGAAGTCTCCCGCCGACGCCTATCGCAAGGCCCTCCCGGGCGTGGTGCGCGGCAAGCAGGTGCGTTGGCCGCTGTACGTGTGGGCGCACGGCGTGGTGCGCAGCGAGGTGCCCGAGAGCGCCTTCGTCGCGGCCGTGGCGGGGCTGTCGACCAAGGCGCTCTTGTCCCTGGCGGAAGCGCTCAGCTTCCCTCCGCGGGATCTGGTCGGCCCCGGCTTCGATCAACGTATCCTTCACCACGCCCTCACCAAGGCCACCGCCAAGGACAAGAGCGTCGCGGCCGCGGCGCGGAAACGCGCCGACGCCGAGCGACCCGAAGGCGCCACGGGCCTGTGGCTCTGGTGCCAAGCCGTGAACCCCAAGAAGCCCTCGGAAGAAGAGCTGACGGAGCTCGAGGACCGAGTCTGCGTGCTGCTCTACCCCGGCGCCGACGCACTGGTGCGAGAAGTCTTGGCATCCCTCCCCGCGCCTGCCGCTGCGCGCGTGGTGGAGAGCCTGGATCTCGACGACCTGTCGAGCTGCGACCCCGTGGATCTGCTGAGCCGCTGGGAGGTCCTCGAGCTGTCAGCGGATCCCAAGGCCGCCGCGAGCGAGGCCGTGTCGGCCATCCGCGACTTCGACGACCCACCCCGTCATCCCACGCACACCGCCCGCGCGGGGCGCGCGCTCTCCGCGCTGATGCCTCACTCGCGAACGGTGGTGGCAAAGGCGCTGAAAGCGCGCACGACCGCGCCGTGGGATCCGTTCCTGCGATCCTGGCTCGCTACGACTTCGCGCAGTTGAACATCCAGCTCACGCCGAGCTCGTCCACCACCACGCCGAACAGCGCGCCCCAGGGCGCGTCGAACAAGGGCTGGATCGTCTTGCCGCTCTTGGCCAGCACCTCGAAGCTCTCGTGGGCCTGCGCCGGATCGTCGAGGTTCAGAGCGATGCTCACGACACCGCCGGGTGAAGGCGTCTCGCCATCGCCGTCGCTCAACATGAGCGTGGCGCCGCCCAGAGTCAGCTCGGCGTGCATCACGCGCTGTTTCTGTGCCTCCGGGCAGCTTCCATTCACGTCGCCGAAGCGCTGAAGGCTCTTCACCTCGGCGCGGAAGGCGGCCTGGTACAGGGCAATCGCCCGCTCGGACTGGCCGCCCACGATCAGATAGGGAGTCGCTTTGGAGATGGTCATCGCTTTCCTTTGGTTGGAGTCAAGCGTCAGACCGCCGGCGGCGGACGAACTCATCGGTGCGCGACGAGAAAGTCAGCCCGCGCCACAACCGCTTGCAATCACTACCCTACTCCCGGGCGCAAGGGCTGCGACGTGCCCTTTCGATGGCAGCAGCACGCGGCTGGCACCGCGCTCCCGTGCCGGGAGCGCGATCCTCGGACTTCACGCTACGGACAGGCAGGAAGTGAAGCGTCACTCACGTCGCGTTCACCCCCGCCACCGTATAGAGCTCGTCAACGTCGAGTCTGCAAACGTGTAGTGGCGGCGAGGTGCGCTGCTCGTCATGACCTCGCTCATCCTATAGCATTCGCCGCCGACGCCGGCCCGCGCGAGCTGTTTCCGCGCCGAACCAACAGCCTCGGGGGAAGAAGTCCGGCTCGGTCCGGTTTTGAGACCCGCTCTAAGCGCCGAGCTTTTGCGCGAACAACCGGCACACGTCCGTGGCGGTGAGGATGCCGACCAGCTCGCCGCCGCGGGTGACCACCGCGCTGGAAATGCGACGCTCACCCATCTCGGCCACGGTGCGGCCCAGGGGCGCGTCGGCATCGACCACGAAGGCAGGCATGTGACACACCTCGCGCACGCGCGTCGCCGGGGGTTCCCCGCTGGCAAGGGCCGCGGCCACCTGGATGTCGCGATCCGTGATCACGCCCACCACGGCACCTTCGGAGGTGACCGGAAGATGGTGACAGTCGTGCTCGTCCATCATTACCTGGGCGGTGACCACGTCCTCGTTGACGTCGATCGAATGAGGAAACGCCGTCATCGCCGAGCCCACTCGAGTCGCGCTCATGCCTCGCTCCTACCACGCGGGCGGCCTTGGTCGTAGCGACGATCGTCACACGAAGAGGGCGACCTCGCTCAGCTGCTTGCGCCGGAGATCCGGCACCTTCGCGTCCGCGGCTGGGTAACCCACGGGAAACAAGATGAAGGGCTTCTCGTTCGCCGGCCGGCCCAGGATTTCGGACAAGAAGCCCATGGGGCTCGGGGTGTGGGTCAGCGTGGCGAGCCCCATGCGGTGCAGTGCCGCGATGAACAGTCCGCAGGCGATGCCGACGCTCTCCTTCACGTAGTAGTTCTTGCGGCGGGCGCCGTCCGGAAGCTGGCCGAAGGTCTCCTCGAACACCACCACGAGCCACGGCACGGTCTCGAGATACGGCTTGTGCCAATCGGTGCCCAGAGGAGCCAACGCCTCGCGCCACTCCGGCGGCATGCGGCCGCCTTCGTAGGAGATCCGCTCCTCTTCCTCGGCGGCGATGCGAATGCGGCGCTTGGTGTTGGCATCACTGATTGCCACGAAACGCCAAGGCTGGCGGTGCGCGCCGCTGGGCGCGGTGGAGGCCGCCTGGATCGCCAGCTCGATGGCCGCCCGCGGCACGGGCTCCTCGGAGAAGAAGCGGCAGCTCCGCCGCTGGTTCATTTCTGCGAAGAACGCTTGGCCCCGCGTCAGCATCTCCTCGGGCTCGAGCCGTTCGGTTCGGTACGGGATGAACGGGTGCTCGTCGCTCGCCATGGGGGCAGGTTATGCCCTGATCCGCCGTCAAAGCGAGGCCATCTCGGAGATCCGTTCAAGGGTTTCGGGTAGCGACCGGTCTTTCCATCCAAATGGCGATCGGCGAGCTCATCTCCTTCCGGCCCAGCGGGCCGCCCAGCGTTCCCCCGGACACCTGGGCCTCGGCGCACCGCATGGCGCGCCGCGTGGGCCGCCCCCTGAGCCACTTCCTCCACGTGGAAGCGGCCAGCGGCGTGGTGCTGCTCTTGGCGGCCGCCGGCGCGCTGGTGTGGGCCAACGGCCCCTGGCACCAGAGCTACGAGCACGTGTGGCACACGCCCATCGGCTTTCAGCTCGGCTCGCTGTCGTTCGCCCACCCGCTGCATTTCTGGATCAACGACGTCCTCATGGTGCTCTTCTTCTTCGTCGCCGGCATGGAGATCCGGCGCGAAATCCACGAGGGAGAGCTGAGCGAGGTGCGTCGCGCGGCCCTGCCCGTGATCGCGGCGCTGGGCGGCATGATCGCTCCGGCGATCATCTACGCCGGGTTCGCCCACGGCACGCCGGTGAGCCGCGGCTGGGGCACGCCGATGGCCACCGACATCGCCTTCGCCGTGGGCATCTTCGCGTTGCTCGGCAAGCGCGTGGCACCCGGGCTCAGAGTGCTGCTCTTGGCTCTGGCGATCGTGGACGACATCGGCGCCATCGTGGTGATCGCCGTGTTCTTCCCGACGGGCTTCCAAGCGCTGAGCCTGGCGGTCGCGGTGGGCGGCATCGGGCTGATCGTGGCCATGCGACGCCTCGGCGTGCGGCGTGCCTTGGCCTACGTGCCTCCGGCGATCGTGGTCTGGTACGGCGTGTACAAGAGTGGCGTCCACCCGACGGTAGCGGGGGTGGTGGTCGGCCTGCTCACGCCGGTTCGGCCTTGGTATGGCGCGCGTGGTTTCTCTTCGGTAGCACGACGCGCGATCGAGGACTTCACGCGCCGAGAGCGCGAGCACGCGCCAGCGACGGATCTCGTCATTCCCCTCTCGCGCATCGAGACCGCGCAGCGCGAGGCGCTGGCGCCGGTCACGCGCCTCACCACACTTTTGCATCCCTGGGTGGCCTTCGGGATCATGCCGCTGTTCGCCTTGGCGAACGCCGGCGTGAACCTCCACGGCGTGGATTTCGGCTATCCCTCGGCCAACGTCGTCGCCCTGGGCGTGTTCTTGGGACTGCTCCTGGGCAAGCCCATCGGCGTGCTGGGAGCCTGTTGGCTCGGCACCAAGCTCGGCGTCGCAGCGCTGCCCCGTGGCGTGGACTTGAAAGGCATTTTCGTCGTGGGCTTGGCGGCCGGAATCGGCTTCACCATGGCGATCTTCATCTCCGGCTTGGCCTTCGGCGACGCGGGGCATCTGGGTGTGGCAAAGCTCGCCATCCTGGCGGGGTCCTTCGTCTCGGGGGTGGCGGCGCTGCTGATGGGCCGGCGTCTTTTGTCTCCGGCCGGTGCGGAGCACGTGAGCGTCGACGACGCCGAACAGTCGGACGAATACTGAGTAGACTGCCCGGGCATGGACCGGGCGCTCGAAGGCTACGCGTCGGAGAAGGAATCCAGCTTCTTGTACGGCGTGCTGGCCGAGGTGGAACGCGGCACGCCACGGGAAGAGCTGTTCCGCAAGCTGGCCGACGCGGCCGAAGAGCAAGCGGAGGTGTGGGCGACGCACCTGTCACGGATTCCAGAGGTCTCGCCGAGCCTACGCGCTCGCCTGGTCGCGCGGCTGGTTCGACGCTTCGGCGTGCCGGCGCTGCGCCCGGCGCTGGCGGCCATGAAGGTGCGCGGTCTTTCGGCCTACGACCACGGCCACGAGAAGCCCTCGGAGGTAGTGGGCAGCGAGAAGCGCCATGCCATGGTGGGCGGGGGCAACCTGCGAGCAGCCGTGTTCGGCGTGAACGACGGCCTGGTCTCGAACACCGCGTTGATCCTGGGGGTGGCGGGAGCCAATGCCGGCAACCACGTCATCCTGCTGTCCGGAGTGGCGGGGCTTCTGGCCGGCGCCTTCAGCATGGCGGCCGGAGAGTACGTGTCGGTGCGCTCGCAGCGCGAGCTGTACGAGTACCAGATCGGTCTCGAGCGCGAAGAGCTCGCGGAGTACCCGGAAGAGGAAGCCGAGGAGCTGGCCCTCATCTACGCCGCCCGCGGCTTACCGAAGGACGACGCTCGGGAGCTCGCCCAGCGCATCACGGCAGATCCCGCGCGCGCTCTCGACACCTTGGCTAGAGAAGAGCTCGGGCTGGATCCGAGCTCCCTCGGATCGCCGCTCGGTGCGGCGCAGTCGTCCTTCGCGGCGTTCGCCATCGGCGCCGCCTTGCCCCTGATGCCGTTCGCGCTCGCCTCGGGATGGGTGGCCCTGGGCGCCGCGGTCGCGCTGGCGGCGCTGGCGTTGTTCTCCGTGGGCGCAGCGCTGAGCCTGTTCACGGGAAGGAGCGCGCTGTACGGCGGCGCGCGGATGCTCGCCATCGGAAGCGCGGCGGGAGCCGCCACCTTCGCCATCGGCCGCCTGCTCGGATGAGGAACCTTTTCGGCTCGGTGTGGTCAGAGGGGGGGTGAATGCGCGAGCCCTCGGTCTTATCGCCCTCTCCGTGCTGGTGAGCTGCGCTCCCGGCGCGCCCCCTCGCATCAGCTCCACGGAAAAGCCGGCCGGCCCGGCAAAGCCTCAGGAAAAGCAGGTGAATCCCCCGACGCCCAAGCCGGTGGCGGAGCGCCCACCGCCGCCCAAGGTCAGCGCGCCGATGCTCGGAGAGCCATCGGTGGCCACGCTGTCCGAGGCGCGGCTGGTGGAGTCCAGCTGCGAGGACGTGAAGATCATCGAGAAGAAGCGAACGGACGCGCTGGTGGCCAAGATGAAGCAGGACGTGGACGCGTCCTTCCAGCGCTGGAGCAAGCAGCAACCGGGTTGCTGGGAGCAGTACCGCTACGAAGCAAAGATGCGGGCCCAGTGGGGACAGGTGGGCTCCGCCATCGGCTACGGCAGCCTCGGGCTCAGTGGTGTGGGCTCCGGGGGCGGCGGGTTCGGGCGCCTCCACGGATCCCACAAGGTCGTGAGCGCTCGGTCCGTGTCACGCACGAACAACCAGGTCTCCGGCGTGGACGAAGCCGACATCGTCAAGACCGACGGGCGCTGGGTGTACTTCGCCATGAACGGCGCGCTGCGCATCGTGGAAGCGATGAAGCCGCGCGTCGTGTCCGTCACACGCCTTCGCGGACACACCCGGGAGCTGTTCGTCGACGGCGATCGTGCGGTGGTCTTTTCGTCCAGTGCGGCCCCCGCCCGGCGCTGCACCTATGGCTACGATTGCCAGTTCGCGGGCGACGGCAGCGCCACCGAGATTTCCGTATTCGACATATCCAGTCGCGCCAAGCCGAAGCTCCTGCGTAGCATCGAGCTATCCGGCTCCCTGATCGCCGCGCGCAAGATTGGCCACACGGTCCACACCGTCGTCGCCGACGGCGACACTCCGCGCGCCAGCTATTCCACCTGGCCATCCGGGCTCGCTACCTGCGGCACGCAGGAGAAGTACGTGCGCGCCAAGTTCGCGGCGCTGAAACGCGAAAACGAGAAGCGCATTCGCGCCCGGCACTTCGGGTTGCCGACCCTGAAGGAGTCCGGCAACGAGCAGAAGCTCTGCCGCGGGCTCCTGCGCACGGCGTTCAGCGACGGCGAGGCGTTCACCACGCTGGTGTCCTTCGACGTCACCAAGAGCGATACGCCGACCACGGCGACGATTCAGAGCCGCCCGGGCGCGGTGTTCGCTTCCACGGACGCGCTCTACTTTTCCGTGGGCCACCGCCGCACGGACCGCTGGTACTCCTTCTACGACGCCGAGAACGAGGTCAGCGAGATCCACAAGTTTCGCATCGGCGGCGCGCCGGAGGACACGCGCTACGTGGGCTCCGGCGTGGTTCCCGGTCACGTGCTCAATCAGTTCTCCATGGACGAGTGGTACGGCTACCTGCGCATCGCCACCACCAAGGGCCACGTACCGGATCCCAAGGCCGAGAGCGTGGTGTCCGTTCTGGCCGAAGCCGAGGGCGGCAACCTGGCACGCGTCGGCGCGATCCCCAAGATCGCCCCCGGTGAGGACATCCGCGCCGTGCGTTTCGATGGCGACCGCGCCTACGTCGTCACCTTCAAGAAGACGGACCCGCTGTTCGTGATGGACCTGTACGACCCCGCGCGCCCCAAGATCCTAGGAGAGCTGAAGATCCCGGGGTTTTCCACCTATCTACACCGCATCGATCCGGAGCACCTGTTGTCCATCGGCTTCGACGCCGAAGACCACGACAGCTTCGCCTACTTCGACGGCGTGATCCTGCAGCTGTTCGACGTGAAGAACCCGACCGAGCCCAAGCTCCTACACAAGGAGAAGATCGGAACCCGCGGCTCGAGCTCGGAAGCCATCACCAACCACCTGGCGTTCAACTACCTCGCCGACAAGGGCCTGCTCGCGGTGCCCATGACCATCTGCGAGGGCGGCGGAGACGGGATGAACGGCAACGAGCTCACCTTCGGCGGCCTGTTGGTCTACGACGTGAGCGTTGCCAAGGGCTTCAAGCGGCTCGGCGGCATCGATCACGGAACCCAGGGGGCGGACTGCAGCACCTGGTGGTCCAACGCCACATCACAGGTCAAGCGCAGCCTGTTCCTGGACGACCTGGTGTACTCCATCGCGAACGATCGCGTGAAGGTTCAGCGCATGGGCCACTTCGGAGAAGACGTCGCCGACATCAGATTGAATTGAGATCCGGCTCTTCCCCTGTGCGCGCGATGGCCAGATGGATGTGGTCGTGATGGTCCGCGTTGTAGTCGGGGGTCAAGAGCTCCTTGAAGCGCCCGGTGCGCTTCAGCTCGCAGGCCACGCGATTGAGCACGGGGGCGTCCACGGCGCAGCCGTCCGAGAGCCCTCGGGAAAAGTCCTTCTTCACCTCGACCCAGCCGCTCGCCACCTTCATTGCGTGCACGTCGATGGCGAGACCATTGGCATGCAGGCTGAGCTTGCCCACGCGGCTCTGGCGGTACACGTAGGCGCCGGAGAAGCGCAGCGCCGTGACCCCCAGGTGCGTCAGGATGGGCGCGACCTCGGCCAATGCCACCGCGAAGCGACAGTCGAGCTCGAGGGGCAAGCCGGCTCCGGCGACGAAATGCAGTCCGCCGATGTCACTCTTCACCACCACGGGGGTGCTCACTCCTCGCAAGTGGTCCACGCTCTCGTAGGCGACCCCGAGCTCCGTGAGTCGAGCGAGGCACTGCGCTCCCGCCGGTGGAAGCGTGGCGGGAGCCAGCTTGGGCAGCGGCAACGTGACGCGCGCCTGGGACCGTGGTGCGGGCAGCTCCGCCGGGGGCTTGTCGGGACCTCGGGCAACGGTCCACGTGTCGCTCGGCGGCCTGCCCGTCGACGTGGTCGGCGGCCACGCATACCCCGGAGCGGCCACCAGCATTCGCGGGGCCCCCGGCGGCACGGCTTCTCGGGCGCAGCCCAGAGCCAAGATCGAAAGCACCATCCACGCTGCTCGGGCCATGGTGGCGTTGTCCCACGCGCTGGCGTTTCGACCCAAAAAACCGGGGGAAATCCCCCAAAACCCCTGCTCGGATGGACCGCTGTTACCATCCACGGGTGCGACTTCGCGTGATCCACCTCGGTCGACGCCGAGAGCGCTTTCGCTCCGGAGCTCCCGGGTTCATGACCTGGACCGTCGCCCTCGGTCTGATGCTCACGCCGATAGTGGGTTGGGTAGCGGAGAACATGGTCGACGAGAAGTCCGCCCAGGCCGCCCTCGCCCACGAAGCGGACGAGAGAGCCCGCGACGAGATGCTCGAGCAAGGCTGGCTTCCGCTGGATGTCGGTCCGGCGCGGAAACGACTCTCGGCGACGCGCGGCGTGGAGCTGCTCTCGGCCCAGCGCGACTTCGCGCTGCCGCTGGCGAACGGCACGGTCGCCGGGAAACCCGCGGCCCGCGCGGATCTGGAACGCGCGTCGCTGCTGCTCGTCACGGAGCTCGAGCGCTATCCCCGGACGTTCCTGGGCAAAAGTCGCTTCTCCCGCGTGCTGCTGTGCACTGGGCTCACGGAAGGCGGCGCCGTGATCCCATCGCTACCGAACTTCCACCGCACGCTGCTCCTGGACGTGAGCGCCCCCACGCCCTTTCTGCGACGTCTCGTGCACCACGAGGTCTTCCACTTCGCGGACTACGCGGACGACGATCAGGTCAGTCGCGATCCGGCCTGGGAAAAGCTCAACGATCACTGGTTCGTGTACGGCTCCGGGGGGCGCTTCGCCCGGGACGGCAAGACGGCCGTGTTCGGCAGCGGCGGGCCCGGCTTCGTGACCGGCTACGCTCGCTCCGCCCTGGAAGAGGACAAGGCCGAGGTGTTCGCCTTTGCCATGGCGGAGCCCGCTCGCCTGGCGAAACTGACGGCAAGAGATGCGATCGTGAGGAAGAAGCTCGCCAGCGTCCGAAGCCAGCTGCACGGGCTGGACACCGAGCTCGACGACGCCTTTTGGCAAAGCGTCAGTCGGCAGTGAGCTGACGCACGCGATCGACGACGCGCGCCAGCGTCGTCGCACAGGGCTCGCAGTTACTGCCGCAGCAACGCCGCCAGAAGTCGTCCTTGCGACCGAGCAACGTGCGGATGGTCCCACGGTAGACGGGATCCAGCTGGTTCTCCGTCATCGCCTGCGACAAGGCTTCGTCCAGGTCCATCGAGATGGACCCTACTCCAACCTGCGAGCAGCAGCCATCGGAACGCCGAGCTCACTCTCGAGCGCCGTCAGAAACGTGCGCAGGAATGCAGCACGATGCTCGGCTTCCCGGCGACCCTCGACAGTGCACAAGGTGCTCGGCAAGCGGAGCAGCTTGGTGAAGAAATGATCCACGGAGAAAGCCCGGTCATCGAGCTCCCGGCGCTCTGCCCAGGGATCGTTTGCGTGGAAGTAGCGCGCCTTCATGCGCGAGCCGGTGCTGATACAACGCATCAATCCCAGGGCCCCTAGCGCCTCGAGACGATCGGCGTCCTGCAGCCCACGGCCGAGGGGCGTCTCGGGGACTGCGCCGCGGCTGTAGGAGTGATCGCGTATCGCAACGGCGATGTCATCGATGGCCGCGGCGTCGAAGCCGAGGGCCGGCAACAGCTCGCGTGCGAGATCGGCGGCGTGGGCGCTGGCCTTCGCTCGCTCCGGCGAGCTCTTCTCCACCGGCACGCCGTCGTGCAACAGCGCCGCGGCGATCGCCCGAACGGGCGCAACC
This window of the Polyangiaceae bacterium genome carries:
- a CDS encoding L,D-transpeptidase, encoding MRVAVSGVIVLAVAALPACASKENTAPKPAPSAEAPVTETSAAPVASVAPAAPDKPKDDGPRLYVKSRFAWVHPQPGSEGWIGYLWSGASVKLKQAEPVVGPGCSKWVAIEPRGYVCADGERATLDPKDPAYQVLAKYAPRLDTAWPHDYGESRGLIRYKTIPTPEEQRRREWDLVDHMKEVQAALEGKPRDASLEGVDLTPAPSTPIELGELPGTAREPRNRLLPTSTVAWIAQTHAEGRDWLLSADMMWAPKDRVMVYPKVTFHGVELGKGVQLPLAFFRGEDRDKFERKADGSFVPAGDKFLRLSYVQLTGKSEDKDGETYLETRDGGRWVKKKEAVVPEPSSTTPWGAPVGGADTKDAPAGRRTWIEASVWKGWLVAFEGTKPVYATMISPGRGGTPVRGKTPLETASTPTGSFKITGKFATATMVAPHEYIHSDVPWTQNFSGPHALHGAYWHDNWGNRMSAGCVNVSPIDGKWLFEFTEPELPPGWHGVRWRPSEEPATTFIVHD
- the nhaA gene encoding Na+/H+ antiporter NhaA, with translation MAIGELISFRPSGPPSVPPDTWASAHRMARRVGRPLSHFLHVEAASGVVLLLAAAGALVWANGPWHQSYEHVWHTPIGFQLGSLSFAHPLHFWINDVLMVLFFFVAGMEIRREIHEGELSEVRRAALPVIAALGGMIAPAIIYAGFAHGTPVSRGWGTPMATDIAFAVGIFALLGKRVAPGLRVLLLALAIVDDIGAIVVIAVFFPTGFQALSLAVAVGGIGLIVAMRRLGVRRALAYVPPAIVVWYGVYKSGVHPTVAGVVVGLLTPVRPWYGARGFSSVARRAIEDFTRREREHAPATDLVIPLSRIETAQREALAPVTRLTTLLHPWVAFGIMPLFALANAGVNLHGVDFGYPSANVVALGVFLGLLLGKPIGVLGACWLGTKLGVAALPRGVDLKGIFVVGLAAGIGFTMAIFISGLAFGDAGHLGVAKLAILAGSFVSGVAALLMGRRLLSPAGAEHVSVDDAEQSDEY
- the mutH gene encoding DNA mismatch repair endonuclease MutH, encoding MASPPQSEAELLSRARALAGVTLGELSTRLGLSAPPDLRRAKGFVGQVVEAALGATAGSRAQPDFAEIGVELKTLPVDRRGRPAESTFVCTIDLGEVGDVEWEHSWVRRKLSRVLWVPVEGERSIPPAERHLGEPLLWSPDADEEAALRFDWDELSGLIGRGDVESITGQMGQVMQVRPKAANSRSRRRGFDADGAPFAALPRGFYLRATFTARILEKHYRLPTSS
- a CDS encoding VIT1/CCC1 transporter family protein; amino-acid sequence: MDRALEGYASEKESSFLYGVLAEVERGTPREELFRKLADAAEEQAEVWATHLSRIPEVSPSLRARLVARLVRRFGVPALRPALAAMKVRGLSAYDHGHEKPSEVVGSEKRHAMVGGGNLRAAVFGVNDGLVSNTALILGVAGANAGNHVILLSGVAGLLAGAFSMAAGEYVSVRSQRELYEYQIGLEREELAEYPEEEAEELALIYAARGLPKDDARELAQRITADPARALDTLAREELGLDPSSLGSPLGAAQSSFAAFAIGAALPLMPFALASGWVALGAAVALAALALFSVGAALSLFTGRSALYGGARMLAIGSAAGAATFAIGRLLG
- a CDS encoding nitroreductase family protein, whose protein sequence is MASDEHPFIPYRTERLEPEEMLTRGQAFFAEMNQRRSCRFFSEEPVPRAAIELAIQAASTAPSGAHRQPWRFVAISDANTKRRIRIAAEEEERISYEGGRMPPEWREALAPLGTDWHKPYLETVPWLVVVFEETFGQLPDGARRKNYYVKESVGIACGLFIAALHRMGLATLTHTPSPMGFLSEILGRPANEKPFILFPVGYPAADAKVPDLRRKQLSEVALFV
- a CDS encoding CBS domain-containing protein, with the protein product MSATRVGSAMTAFPHSIDVNEDVVTAQVMMDEHDCHHLPVTSEGAVVGVITDRDIQVAAALASGEPPATRVREVCHMPAFVVDADAPLGRTVAEMGERRISSAVVTRGGELVGILTATDVCRLFAQKLGA
- a CDS encoding VOC family protein; protein product: MTISKATPYLIVGGQSERAIALYQAAFRAEVKSLQRFGDVNGSCPEAQKQRVMHAELTLGGATLMLSDGDGETPSPGGVVSIALNLDDPAQAHESFEVLAKSGKTIQPLFDAPWGALFGVVVDELGVSWMFNCAKS